DNA sequence from the Streptomyces sp. NBC_01497 genome:
GTCGCTGCTGCTCGCCGGTCCGGTGCCCAAGGTCGGCCCGCGCGCGCTCGCCGCCGTACCCGACCGCAGGGCGGTGGGCGGCTCACCGCCGATCGCCATGACCGCGCCGCGGACCCCGCGGCGGGACACCGGCCCCGGCAGGGACACCAGCCCTGTCAGGGGCGTCGGCAACGGCCCGGGCGCGGGTATGGCGCAGGGGCCGGGCCCCGGGGTGCGACCGGGTCCCGCCGAGGGCGCGCGGGACCGCGGACCGGGGGACTTCCCGGCGCACGGCGAAGCCGCCGAACAGCACGGCGGGGCCGGTACGTTCGGCGGCCGGTCCCCGGCCGCGCCACGTGACGCCGATCCGTACGGGCCGCGTCCCGCGGCGGGGTCCGGCGCGGGCACCGGGAGTACGCCGCCGGGGCGGGCCGCGCCCTCCGCGGTGCCGGCGGCCTCGTTCTCCGCCTTCGACCGGGACCCCTCGTCCCGTGAGTCACCGTCCCCGGGGACGGCACCGGGTGCGGCGTCGATATCCGCGCCGGGCACGGGAGTGACACCGCCCCCTGAGGCCGGCGTGCCGCCGCTGCCCCGGCGGGTTCCCCGGCGGACGGCGTCGGAGTCCCCTCGACCCGCCTCGGACGGCCGGGTGAACCAACCGACCCAGCAGCCACAAGGACCCCACCAGCCCCAGCCCCAGCCCCCGTTCCCGTCTCCCTTCCAGGGACAGGCGCAGAGCCCGGATGGCCCGTATCCCTCGGCGCAGACACCGGTGCGGCCACCGCTGCCCCCCGTACGGGCGCACCTGCCCCAGCGCTCCGGGCCGCCCCAGCGGTACGCCCAGCAGCCGCGGCAACCACACGAGCGGCCCCAGCAGCCCCCCCAGCGGGAGCCCCAGCAGCAGCCTCAGGACATCCGGCAGGGTCCCCCGCGGGTGCCACAGGGCCCCCAGAGGCCCCAACAGCGGTTCCAGCAGCCCCCGCCCGGCCCTCAGCAGCCGCCACAGGACTTCCGGCAGCCCCAGGGGCCCCAGGGACCCCGGCAGGACGCCCCGCCACCGCAGCAGCCCCCGTACCAGGCCCGGCAGGACCCCCCGCCGCAGCCGCCGCCCTACCCGCGGACCTCCGCGCCGAGGCGGGCGCGGGAGCCGGTGGCGCAGCCCGACGCCCCCCGCCCGCTGCGGCGCCGGGTGCGCGGTGCCACGCTCCAGGGCCGCGGCCGCTTCGCCGAGGAACTGCCGCGTACGGTTCCGCAGGCCTGGCGGCCCACGGACGCCCAGGCCGCGCGCGAGGCCATCGACGAGTTCGAGGCAGCGGTGGAACGCGCCCACCGCGACAGCGACCCCGGCGCACCCGCCGGTGACAGCACCACCGACGGGCCTCACCGGGCCCACCGGCCCGACAGGCCCTCACGACCCGAACGTATGGAAAGAAAGGCCAGTGACGATGTGGACAGGTGACGCGGGGCAGAATCCGCCGGAAACCACCGACGTACGTGCCGCAGCCGCGGACTTCACCTGGCTGCTGAACCGGTTCGCCACCGAGACCGCCGGTGTCGTCGACGCCATCGCGGTCTCGTCGGACGGCCTGCTGATAGCCGTGTCGCGGCGCGACGCACCCGCCGACTCCGAGCGGCTCGCCGCGATCGTGTCCGGCATCACCAGCCTGGCCATGGGCGCGTCAGGCAACTACGGTCTGGGCGGGCTCAACAAGGTGATCATCGACCTGGAGGGCGGGCACGTCCTCGTGTCGGCGATCGGCAACGGCGCCGTACTCGGCGTCGTGGCCTCCAAGGAGGCCAAGCTCGGCAACATCGCCTACGAGATGACGCTCTTCGCCAACCGGGTCGGCGCGGCCCTCAACCCCCAGCTCGTGCTGGAACTGAAGAACAATGTGGGCGTTTCACCGTCGAGGTGACCGGCCCCGGCCGATGTCCGCCGGGCCGGGCGGACCGTACGCACCGGGAAGGATCGCGAAGGTGACTGGTGAGGCACCGGTCGAAGGGGCCGAGGGGCCCCCTGAGGGGTCCGGCGCGCTCCGGCCGTCCCCCGTCCGGCCCTTCCTGCTGACAGCGGGCCGGGTCGCCGGGACGGCGGGGCCCGGCGCGGGCCCGCCCATCCCGATCGAGACGCAGGTCGTGGCGACGTCGGGCGGGCTCGCCGCGCTCGACAGCTTCGCGTCCGAGTACCGCGACATCATCGCGGCCTGCCGCCGTCCGCAGTCGCTCGCGGAGCTCGCCGCGAAGCTGCGCCTGCATCTGAATGTGGTCCGTGTTATCGCCGAGGACCTGCGCGCCCAAGGGCGGTTGCGGGTCTATGTGCCCCGGGCGAACGCCGCCCAGGACGCCTCTGTTCTGCGAAGGGTGATCGATGGTCTCCGCACCGTCCCCGACTCCAGGGGGTTCCTCCGTGAAGGCTGACCCGCCCGGCACGGTGGCCGCGCGCGACGACGACGTGCTCAACCAGCCGCCGCTGCCCGTGAAGATGGTGATCGCGGGCGGTTTCGGCGTGGGCAAGACGACGACCGTCGCGTCGATCTCCGAGATCGAACCGCTGACCACGGAGGCGTCCATCACGACGGTCGCCGCCGGAGTGGACGACCTGAGCCACACCCCGGAGAAGACGACGACCACGGTCGCCATGGACTTCGGCTGCATCACGCTCGACCCGACGCTGAAGCTGTACCTGTTCGGCACGCCGGGACAGGAGCGGTTCGGGTTCATGTGGGACGACATCGTGGAGGGCGCCCTGGGCGGCCTGGTGATCGTCGACACGCGTCGCCTCGACGACTGCTACGCGGCCGTCGACTACTTCGAGAACCGGGACATCCCGTTCGCGGTCGCGCTGAACGCCTTCGACGGGAAGGTGGACTACGAACTGGACGAGGTCCGCTGGGCGCTGGACGTCTCCGACCATGTGCCGGTGACGGTCTTCGACGCGCGCGAGCGGGGGTCCGTACGGGACACGCTGCTCGTCGTCCTCGAACTGGCGCTGGAGCGGGTGGAAGAGGGCAAGGGCCGGGCTGCCGTCCGGTACTGACGCGGGAGTCCCGGCCGCCGGGCCACGTCGCCCCCGGCCTCCCCCGTACGCGAGGAGGCCGGGACCGGGTCCCACCGGACCGGTCCCGGCCTCCTGCGGGGTGCGCGTGCGCCGAGCGCGTCGCGGGGAACCTCCCGCCGGTTCCTCCGAGTCCCGGGGAGACGGGAGACGGGAGACGGGAGACGGCCGAAGAGGCGGCCGGCGCCCTCAGGGCTGCCGTACGCCCCGTACGCCCCGGGAGACGGCGAACCGCGACGCGAGCGCGAACAGGCCCAGCGTGGCCAGCGCGAGCGCCGCGACGAGGGTCGCGCCGCCCACCACCTTCTCGTAGTTGCGTTGGTACAGGCCGTCCACGATGTACCGGCCCACACCGCCGAAGCTCACGTACGCGGCGATGGTGGCCGTCGAGACGACCTGGATCGCCGCCGACCGCAGCCCGCTCAGGATCAGCGGCAGCGCGACCGGCAGCTCCACCTGGAACAGCACCTTCGCACGGTGCATGCCCATGCCCCGGGCCGCGTCCACCGGAGCCGGGTCGACGGTGCGCACCGCCTCGTACGTCGTGACGAGGATCGGCGGGATCGCCAGCACCACCAGCGGGATCAGCACCGGCAGTTTGCTGAGGCCCATCAGCACGAACAGCAGCACCAGCAGGCCGAAGCTGGGCAGGGCGCGGGCCGCCGTCGCCAGCAGGGCGAGGGCGTTGCCGCCGCGCCCGAAGTGGCCGGTGACGAGGCCGACGGGCAGCCCGACGCCCGCGGCGATGCCGAGCGCGATCAGCGAGTACTCGACGTGCTCCAGCAGGCGGGTGGGGATGCCGTCGTAGCCGTGCCAGTGCGCACCGTCCGAGAAGAACGCGCTGATGAAATGGAAGATCGTCACAGCGCGCTCCCCGCGGTGGGCCGGACATCGGTCGCTGCGCCGTCGAGCGGCTCACCGGTGGCGGGGCCGGTCGAGTCACCGAGCGCCGTCGTATCCGGGGCCGCGCCGTCGGGGCCGCCGCGCCGGGCCCGACGGGCGCCCTTGGGCAGCCACGGCGTCAGCGCCATCCGGATGAGGACGAGCAGGGCGTCGGCGAGGATCGCGAGCACGGCCGTCGTGACCACGGAACTGACCGCGAGGATCGGCCGGTGGTAGAGGTTGGCGTCGGCGAGCAGGTTGCCGAGCGCGCCCTGGTTGCCGATGAGGGCGCCGACGCTGACGAGGCTGATGCTGGAGACGGTCGCGACCCGCAGGCCCGCGAAGATGGCCGGTACCGCGATCGGCAGTTCGACCTGGAGGTAGCGGCGGACGGGCCCGATGCCCATCGCCACGGCCGCCGCGTTGGTCTCCGGCGAGACGGAGCGGACGCCGTCCACGATGGCGGGGACCAGCACGACCAGGCTGTAGAGCGAGAGCGGGATGACGACGGTGGTCTCGCTCTGCCCGGTGTAGTCGATCAGGACGACGAAGAACGCCAACGAGGGGATCGCGTACAGGATCGTCGTCGCCCACAGGACCGGCGGGTAGAGCCACTTGAACCGTACGCACAACTGCGCAATGGGCAGGGCCAGGACCAGGCCGATCGCGACCGGCAGCAGCGCTTCCTGCAGGTGGAGGCCGATCAACCCCAGGTAGCTGTGCTGGAGGTCGCTCGGCATGTCGAAGAAACCGTTCACCGCGCGGCTCCCACATCCACCGGCGCGGTGCCGCGGTGGCCGTGGGCCTCGCGGATCGCGGCCGCGATCGACTCCTGCGAGACGACGCCGACGGCGCGCCCGTCGCCGTCCACGGCGACCGCCCAGCCGGTCGGCGAGAGGACCGCGCAGTCGAGCGCGACGCGCAGCGAGTCCTCGCCCTGGCGGAACGTCTGGCCGTACGGGAGCAGGCCCGACGCCTCGTCGCCGCCGCCCGACGTGCGCAGGCGGTCGGCGTGCGCCCAGCCGAGCGGCCGGCCGTCTACATCGACGACGAGCAGGTACGGCAGGTCGGCGGCGCGCGAGGTGACCTGTGCGGCGGTCGCGTCGACGGCGACGATGCCGGCCCGCTCGACCGGCAGCCCCTCCGTGGTGAAGAACGACAGGCCCCGGATACCGCGGTCGGCGCCGAGGAAGTCCTCCACGGCGGCGTCGGCGGGGTCGGAGAGCAACTGGTCCGGCGGCGCGTACTGCGCGAGCTTCCCGCCGGTGCGGAGCACGGCGATCATGTCGCCGACGCGTATCGCCTCGTCTATGTCGTGGGTGACGAAGACGATGGTCTTGCCCAGTTCGGCCTGGATGCGCAGCAGTTCCTCCTGGAGCCCGCGCCGCACGACCGGGTCGACCGCCGAGAACGGCTCGTCCATCAGGAGCACCGGCGGGTCCGCGGCGAGCGCGCGGGCGACTCCCACCCGCTGCTGCTGACCACCGGAGAGCTGGTACGGGTAGCGCTTGGCCATCGACGTGTCGAGGCCGACGCGCTCCATCAACTCCATCGAGCGCTCGCGGGCCTTGGCCTTGGACCAGCCGAGCATGCGCGGCACGGTGCCGATGTTGTCGACGATCGTGCGGTGCTGGAAGAGGCCCGCGTTCTGGATCACGTACCCCATCGACCTGCGGAGCGCGTTGACGGGCTTGTGCTGGATGTCCTCCCCATCGATGAGGATCCGGCCCCCGCTCAGTTCGATCATGCGGTTGATCATGCGGAGGGTCGTCGTCTTGCCGCAGCCGGACGGCCCGACGAGGACGGTGATCGACCGGTCGGGGATCTCCAGGGAGAGACCGTCGACGGCGACGGTGCCGTCGGGATACCTCTTGCTGACAGCTTCGATGGATATCAAGGCACCAAGCACCCTTCGG
Encoded proteins:
- a CDS encoding ABC transporter ATP-binding protein, with amino-acid sequence MISIEAVSKRYPDGTVAVDGLSLEIPDRSITVLVGPSGCGKTTTLRMINRMIELSGGRILIDGEDIQHKPVNALRRSMGYVIQNAGLFQHRTIVDNIGTVPRMLGWSKAKARERSMELMERVGLDTSMAKRYPYQLSGGQQQRVGVARALAADPPVLLMDEPFSAVDPVVRRGLQEELLRIQAELGKTIVFVTHDIDEAIRVGDMIAVLRTGGKLAQYAPPDQLLSDPADAAVEDFLGADRGIRGLSFFTTEGLPVERAGIVAVDATAAQVTSRAADLPYLLVVDVDGRPLGWAHADRLRTSGGGDEASGLLPYGQTFRQGEDSLRVALDCAVLSPTGWAVAVDGDGRAVGVVSQESIAAAIREAHGHRGTAPVDVGAAR
- a CDS encoding GTP-binding protein — translated: MVSAPSPTPGGSSVKADPPGTVAARDDDVLNQPPLPVKMVIAGGFGVGKTTTVASISEIEPLTTEASITTVAAGVDDLSHTPEKTTTTVAMDFGCITLDPTLKLYLFGTPGQERFGFMWDDIVEGALGGLVIVDTRRLDDCYAAVDYFENRDIPFAVALNAFDGKVDYELDEVRWALDVSDHVPVTVFDARERGSVRDTLLVVLELALERVEEGKGRAAVRY
- a CDS encoding DUF742 domain-containing protein; amino-acid sequence: MAKVTGEAPVEGAEGPPEGSGALRPSPVRPFLLTAGRVAGTAGPGAGPPIPIETQVVATSGGLAALDSFASEYRDIIAACRRPQSLAELAAKLRLHLNVVRVIAEDLRAQGRLRVYVPRANAAQDASVLRRVIDGLRTVPDSRGFLREG
- a CDS encoding ABC transporter permease, which gives rise to MNGFFDMPSDLQHSYLGLIGLHLQEALLPVAIGLVLALPIAQLCVRFKWLYPPVLWATTILYAIPSLAFFVVLIDYTGQSETTVVIPLSLYSLVVLVPAIVDGVRSVSPETNAAAVAMGIGPVRRYLQVELPIAVPAIFAGLRVATVSSISLVSVGALIGNQGALGNLLADANLYHRPILAVSSVVTTAVLAILADALLVLIRMALTPWLPKGARRARRGGPDGAAPDTTALGDSTGPATGEPLDGAATDVRPTAGSAL
- a CDS encoding ABC transporter permease: MTIFHFISAFFSDGAHWHGYDGIPTRLLEHVEYSLIALGIAAGVGLPVGLVTGHFGRGGNALALLATAARALPSFGLLVLLFVLMGLSKLPVLIPLVVLAIPPILVTTYEAVRTVDPAPVDAARGMGMHRAKVLFQVELPVALPLILSGLRSAAIQVVSTATIAAYVSFGGVGRYIVDGLYQRNYEKVVGGATLVAALALATLGLFALASRFAVSRGVRGVRQP
- a CDS encoding roadblock/LC7 domain-containing protein, with amino-acid sequence MWTGDAGQNPPETTDVRAAAADFTWLLNRFATETAGVVDAIAVSSDGLLIAVSRRDAPADSERLAAIVSGITSLAMGASGNYGLGGLNKVIIDLEGGHVLVSAIGNGAVLGVVASKEAKLGNIAYEMTLFANRVGAALNPQLVLELKNNVGVSPSR